A stretch of the Coprobacillus cateniformis genome encodes the following:
- a CDS encoding tyrosine-type recombinase/integrase, whose protein sequence is MKYKHVENYLNYCQYQKRLTGKTLKAYRIDLNQFYTYMQFKNLKNKKDISVYIQQLHTTYKPRTVKRKIAAIKAFYTYLEKQDFLKENPFHKIDYRFKEPIRLPKTITLHELNHLYQSLYAYSKQTSNRVITRDIAILELLICTGIRVSEVSHLLKSNVFIRENTIIINGKGSKERIIYIDNQNLIQSLLSYQRLFQDEIEKSPYFFINRLGHHLSEQSIRFMIVKYCHLFHIDSHITPHMFRHTFATMMLEEDVDIRYIQEILGHSSITTTQIYTHMSAHKQKEIMSHKNPRNKIHHYFS, encoded by the coding sequence ATGAAATATAAACATGTAGAAAATTACTTAAATTATTGTCAATATCAAAAGAGATTGACTGGCAAAACACTAAAAGCCTATCGGATTGACCTTAACCAGTTTTACACCTATATGCAGTTTAAAAACTTAAAAAATAAAAAAGATATATCTGTATATATCCAACAACTTCATACAACATATAAACCAAGAACTGTGAAAAGGAAGATTGCTGCTATTAAAGCTTTTTATACTTATCTAGAAAAACAGGATTTCTTAAAAGAAAATCCATTTCATAAAATAGATTATCGCTTTAAAGAACCCATACGCTTACCAAAAACAATTACACTTCATGAATTAAACCATCTCTACCAGTCTCTTTATGCTTATTCCAAACAAACATCAAATCGTGTTATTACACGAGATATCGCTATTTTAGAATTGTTAATTTGTACAGGGATAAGAGTCAGTGAAGTTTCCCATCTTTTAAAATCAAATGTTTTTATTCGTGAGAATACCATCATTATTAATGGGAAAGGAAGTAAAGAGAGAATTATCTATATTGATAATCAAAATCTCATTCAATCTCTACTATCCTATCAAAGACTTTTCCAAGATGAAATTGAGAAAAGCCCTTACTTTTTTATTAATAGATTAGGGCATCATCTCTCTGAACAATCTATTCGTTTTATGATTGTTAAATACTGTCATCTGTTTCATATCGATTCACATATTACTCCACACATGTTTAGACATACATTTGCAACAATGATGTTAGAAGAAGATGTAGATATTCGATATATTCAGGAAATTCTTGGTCACAGTTCCATCACAACAACCCAGATTTATACTCATATGTCAGCACATAAACAAAAAGAAATTATGTCCCACAAAAATCCACGTAATAAAATTCATCATTACTTTTCATGA
- a CDS encoding helix-turn-helix domain-containing protein: MKISYDPFWKTIKDKGLNQYILINKMGVRSSLIHKLRHDLDIRVSTLSDLCELLQCKIEDIVELKEE; this comes from the coding sequence ATGAAAATTAGTTATGATCCGTTTTGGAAAACAATTAAAGACAAAGGACTTAATCAATATATACTCATCAATAAGATGGGTGTAAGAAGTAGTTTAATCCATAAATTGCGACATGACTTAGATATCCGTGTCTCAACTTTATCAGATTTATGTGAATTACTTCAATGTAAAATTGAGGACATTGTTGAATTAAAGGAAGAATAG
- a CDS encoding LytTR family DNA-binding domain-containing protein: protein MKVTYREDSKMNHYEMQLVVHPKNRRLAKLLAKQFKETLGEIEVLDEYRNKYPLSLLAVYYFEMVDHKMFVYTENEVFRLHCVTMAALKEAVESYGFYQVNVRTLVNVKHVVKYKKQKGCRRQMILDNGDRLISSRHYREEFDRMIEERHESRILEKDPDNLSHEK, encoded by the coding sequence ATGAAAGTCACATATCGTGAAGATTCAAAGATGAATCACTATGAAATGCAGTTAGTTGTTCATCCAAAGAATAGGAGACTGGCAAAATTACTAGCGAAACAGTTTAAAGAAACGCTTGGAGAAATTGAAGTTTTGGATGAATATAGAAATAAATATCCTTTATCATTATTAGCAGTTTATTATTTTGAAATGGTTGATCATAAAATGTTTGTTTATACAGAAAATGAGGTTTTTCGGCTTCATTGTGTAACAATGGCTGCCTTAAAGGAAGCTGTAGAATCTTATGGTTTTTATCAGGTTAATGTGAGGACACTTGTCAATGTGAAGCATGTTGTAAAATATAAAAAACAAAAAGGATGTCGTCGCCAAATGATCTTAGATAATGGTGATAGATTAATTTCAAGTCGTCATTATCGTGAAGAATTTGATCGTATGATAGAAGAACGACATGAGTCAAGAATTCTTGAAAAAGACCCAGATAATCTGAGTCATGAAAAGTAA
- a CDS encoding DUF7309 domain-containing protein has translation MGRNTVVWRKLYKLSDQLQKLKPWEYIWSGDYICIELAPDDVVYCIVMGRNGDCIGLSIYEGEEGYADLCSLSREYDDLEVTKYLMFEQNCLTWYMGDRSEVPAEQRAIIKNLGLKYRGSQNWPYFISYEAQYYPNSINEEEAERFVQILERLLDILEEYIHNHIDVQFEDNEMIYAHQKDEQWIYESMSVPYDVDKFMPIELTDSGLYEELEEREQINQNLYIDLLYLNTVIQDDDFKKPANALMFIVVDEETEVIMHGDLLKPGDDEIEVVLNFFIPFILETGIPKKVHVRNPNVHAAIIDICERCHIQIDMGNMGVVDNIIDEMKEIM, from the coding sequence ATGGGAAGAAATACAGTGGTTTGGAGAAAGTTGTACAAGTTGTCAGATCAATTACAGAAGTTAAAGCCATGGGAATATATTTGGAGTGGTGATTATATTTGTATCGAATTGGCACCTGATGATGTTGTGTATTGTATTGTTATGGGAAGAAATGGAGATTGTATTGGGCTCTCTATTTATGAAGGGGAAGAAGGCTATGCTGATTTATGTAGTTTGTCTCGTGAATATGATGATCTTGAGGTTACAAAATATTTAATGTTTGAACAGAATTGTTTGACATGGTATATGGGTGATAGAAGTGAAGTGCCTGCTGAACAAAGAGCTATAATTAAGAATTTAGGATTAAAGTATAGAGGAAGTCAGAATTGGCCTTATTTTATCAGTTATGAGGCACAATATTATCCTAATTCTATTAATGAAGAAGAAGCAGAAAGATTTGTTCAGATTCTAGAAAGATTATTAGATATTTTAGAGGAGTATATTCATAATCATATTGATGTTCAGTTCGAAGATAATGAAATGATATATGCACATCAAAAAGATGAACAATGGATTTATGAATCTATGAGTGTACCCTATGATGTAGACAAGTTCATGCCTATTGAGTTAACTGATTCTGGATTATATGAGGAACTTGAAGAAAGAGAACAAATTAATCAAAACTTATATATTGATTTGTTATATCTGAATACAGTCATTCAAGATGATGATTTTAAAAAACCTGCAAATGCATTAATGTTTATTGTTGTAGATGAAGAGACAGAAGTGATAATGCATGGAGATTTATTAAAACCTGGTGATGATGAAATAGAAGTTGTATTAAATTTCTTTATTCCTTTTATTTTAGAAACAGGGATACCAAAGAAAGTCCATGTTAGAAATCCTAATGTTCATGCTGCAATAATCGATATTTGTGAAAGATGTCATATCCAAATAGATATGGGGAATATGGGTGTTGTAGATAATATTATTGATGAAATGAAAGAGATTATGTAG
- a CDS encoding LytR/AlgR family response regulator transcription factor — protein MFLKSFYSMGVMKILKKYNVAVIDDDMKSINLIKEEFMKLDKELGLHFITIGYLNPLEYLVEEKEYDFIFIDIDMPKMNGFDLAKKIYAINKNEKIIFMSESFDHILEGYLYRPYGFVLKNHLLALNLKKNVQKVLDILDKEDIYMTLIAQNGYQKISYKSIFYCRLNGRTISIFTSSGIYSKCVSMHTLSNELNQLGDFFRINKSEIVNLNYVKEIKNQQVILKNGTVLMASVRKWLLLRERFCNYRSKVIY, from the coding sequence GTGTTTTTGAAATCATTTTATAGTATGGGGGTGATGAAAATATTAAAGAAATATAATGTAGCGGTTATTGATGATGATATGAAAAGTATTAATCTTATCAAAGAAGAGTTTATGAAGTTAGATAAAGAGTTGGGTTTGCATTTTATAACAATAGGATACTTAAATCCATTAGAGTATCTTGTAGAAGAAAAAGAATATGATTTTATATTTATAGATATTGATATGCCAAAAATGAATGGTTTTGATTTGGCTAAGAAGATATATGCAATAAATAAAAATGAAAAAATTATTTTTATGTCTGAATCTTTTGATCATATTCTGGAGGGTTATCTTTATAGACCATATGGTTTTGTATTAAAGAATCATTTATTAGCATTAAACTTAAAAAAGAATGTTCAAAAAGTATTAGATATTTTAGATAAAGAGGATATTTATATGACTCTTATTGCTCAAAATGGATATCAAAAAATTTCATATAAATCTATTTTTTATTGTCGTTTAAATGGAAGAACAATTTCAATATTTACGTCTAGTGGTATTTATAGTAAATGTGTGTCTATGCATACTTTAAGTAATGAATTAAATCAACTTGGAGATTTCTTTAGAATTAATAAGAGTGAAATTGTAAATCTGAATTATGTAAAAGAAATCAAGAATCAGCAAGTTATTTTAAAGAATGGTACAGTGTTAATGGCAAGTGTTAGGAAGTGGTTATTGCTAAGGGAGAGATTTTGTAATTATAGGTCAAAAGTTATTTATTAA
- a CDS encoding AgrD family cyclic lactone autoinducer peptide has protein sequence MEKLLGMIRKTLGSMCFSVAGISSGYPSWWFIYEPEKPNLLKNK, from the coding sequence GTGGAAAAATTATTAGGTATGATTAGAAAAACTTTAGGTTCAATGTGTTTTAGTGTGGCAGGTATCTCTTCAGGATATCCATCTTGGTGGTTTATTTATGAACCAGAAAAACCAAATTTATTAAAAAATAAATAA
- a CDS encoding ATP-binding protein yields the protein MLFIYHKYIIFQYQVFHFIPCFDHISEASLLKLKVLLAMISYTDIPYILISEDYIHILENYHHIPDFLSQGEKQMIIDKYPYLHDVKRELAVYHLNIADMIYFIKLNTSLTHQDIISYFYMQPIEQKYCTMVESHLNMTYWIGDESIQDKLNYFLYLIQYQNEVKSDFQNKGHFLQKSVSALFHGKSGTGKTYAAKAIAGELGRRLLVANLSKINDKYIGETEKHLDDIFYIAARYNCILFFDEADVLFTKRTEVQQANDKYANVSTAYLLQKIENFDGIIILATNLIHNFDDAFLRRLSMIIKFEESTEETRYLMFKELCSQVNHDLDYTTLARVYPFSLARIEQIVMTAYLMARQSKQILNMEMMKKAMQWELAKQGEIFVEK from the coding sequence ATGTTATTTATTTATCATAAATATATTATATTTCAATATCAAGTTTTTCATTTCATACCATGTTTTGATCATATAAGTGAAGCATCACTTTTAAAACTGAAAGTCCTTCTCGCTATGATATCATATACAGATATCCCTTATATTTTAATCAGTGAAGATTATATTCACATATTAGAAAATTATCACCATATTCCTGATTTTTTATCACAAGGGGAAAAACAAATGATTATAGATAAGTATCCGTATTTACATGATGTTAAAAGAGAACTTGCTGTTTATCACTTGAATATTGCCGATATGATATATTTCATTAAATTGAATACATCTTTGACTCATCAGGATATTATTTCATATTTCTATATGCAGCCAATTGAACAAAAATACTGTACAATGGTTGAAAGTCATTTGAATATGACTTATTGGATTGGGGATGAATCTATTCAAGATAAACTGAATTATTTCCTTTACCTTATACAATATCAAAATGAGGTAAAGAGTGATTTTCAAAATAAGGGCCATTTTTTACAAAAGTCAGTAAGTGCTTTGTTTCATGGAAAAAGTGGAACTGGAAAAACTTATGCTGCTAAAGCCATTGCAGGAGAATTAGGAAGAAGACTTTTGGTTGCCAATCTTTCTAAGATAAATGATAAATATATTGGTGAAACAGAAAAGCATCTGGATGATATTTTTTACATAGCTGCAAGGTATAACTGTATTCTTTTTTTTGATGAAGCAGATGTTTTATTTACAAAGCGTACTGAAGTTCAACAAGCTAATGATAAGTATGCCAATGTTTCAACTGCATATTTGTTACAAAAGATTGAAAATTTTGATGGCATTATCATTTTAGCAACCAATCTTATTCATAATTTTGATGATGCATTTTTAAGAAGATTAAGTATGATTATAAAATTTGAGGAAAGTACTGAAGAAACACGTTATCTTATGTTTAAGGAGTTGTGTTCTCAAGTGAATCATGATTTGGATTATACTACGTTGGCAAGAGTCTATCCATTTTCACTTGCTAGAATTGAACAAATTGTAATGACAGCTTATCTTATGGCAAGACAAAGCAAGCAAATCTTAAACATGGAAATGATGAAGAAAGCAATGCAGTGGGAACTCGCAAAGCAAGGTGAAATATTTGTAGAGAAGTGA